Proteins encoded together in one Streptomyces umbrinus window:
- a CDS encoding PP2C family protein-serine/threonine phosphatase, with amino-acid sequence MSAADPGTRARRQQLLRVRGRSVAWVPPLLLLVAIAVVDWNTSGEFRVISWIVLVPGIAAAICGVRETAAFAVLALLTYIEVDASWPHQDQTGLPDFILVAVGGALATLACAVRVREERRMLHMRDVADTTRRTVLRPLPTPWGGLDHAAVYLAADSEARVGGDFYDIQPGPHGTRVLLGDVQGKGLPAVAAAAALLGTFRESAYHEASLTVVAERLEVRMGRHRQYVTDLGEDLDGDPARGVERFATAVLVAFPPPGSPAGHIEVVNFGHEPPLVAGPRGVRVLPPGDGLPLGFSGLAGSGAGVPPVRRVPFAPDETLLLVTDGVTEARDAAGVFFPLHERVTHAVTTDPTTAHPHRLVELIREGTLHHTTHVADDTTIFAVRPAP; translated from the coding sequence GTGAGCGCCGCGGATCCGGGCACCCGCGCCCGGCGGCAGCAGCTTCTCCGGGTGCGCGGCCGCAGCGTGGCCTGGGTACCACCCCTCCTCCTGCTCGTCGCCATCGCGGTGGTCGACTGGAACACCTCGGGCGAGTTCAGGGTCATCTCCTGGATCGTCCTCGTCCCCGGCATCGCGGCGGCGATCTGCGGCGTCCGGGAAACAGCCGCCTTCGCCGTCCTCGCGCTCCTCACGTACATCGAGGTCGACGCCTCCTGGCCGCACCAGGACCAGACCGGCCTGCCGGACTTCATCCTCGTCGCCGTGGGCGGAGCCCTGGCGACGCTCGCCTGTGCCGTACGGGTCCGGGAGGAGCGCCGGATGCTGCACATGCGGGACGTGGCCGACACGACCCGCCGTACCGTGCTGCGCCCCCTCCCCACCCCGTGGGGCGGCCTCGACCACGCGGCCGTGTACCTGGCCGCCGACAGCGAGGCCCGCGTCGGCGGCGACTTCTACGACATCCAGCCCGGCCCGCACGGCACCCGGGTCCTCCTCGGGGACGTCCAGGGCAAGGGCCTGCCCGCGGTCGCGGCGGCCGCCGCCCTGCTGGGCACGTTCCGCGAGTCCGCGTACCACGAGGCCTCCCTGACCGTCGTCGCCGAACGGCTGGAGGTACGCATGGGCCGCCACCGCCAGTACGTCACGGACCTCGGCGAGGACCTGGACGGCGACCCCGCACGGGGCGTGGAGCGCTTCGCGACCGCGGTCCTCGTCGCCTTCCCGCCCCCGGGCTCCCCCGCGGGCCACATCGAGGTCGTCAACTTCGGCCACGAACCCCCGCTGGTGGCGGGCCCGCGCGGCGTACGCGTCCTGCCGCCCGGCGACGGACTCCCGCTCGGCTTCTCCGGGCTCGCGGGCTCAGGCGCGGGCGTCCCGCCCGTCCGCAGGGTCCCCTTCGCCCCCGACGAGACCCTCCTCCTCGTCACCGACGGCGTGACCGAGGCCCGGGACGCGGCCGGCGTCTTCTTCCCCCTCCACGAACGCGTGACCCATGCCGTCACCACCGACCCCACCACCGCCCACCCCCACCGCCTGGTGGAACTGATCCGCGAGGGCACCCTCCACCACACGACCCACGTGGCGGACGACACAACGATCTTCGCGGTGAGGCCGGCCCCGTGA